A region of Sesamum indicum cultivar Zhongzhi No. 13 linkage group LG7, S_indicum_v1.0, whole genome shotgun sequence DNA encodes the following proteins:
- the LOC105166946 gene encoding mediator of RNA polymerase II transcription subunit 31 isoform X1, which translates to MASDQDSPMELTDPPSSPKNKYKDPDDGRQRFLLELEFVQCLANPTYIHYLAQNRYFEDEAFIGYLKYLQYWQRPEYIKFIMYPHCLFFLELLQNPNFRNAMAHPANKELAHRQQFYFWKNYRNNRLKHILPKPLPEPANAPSASVAPPALPPTTITAAATTAPPVPSPAAAQAPSPMPYGIGPGSTFVKNDPRNSGIDRRKRNRKDG; encoded by the exons ATGGCTTCCGATCAAGATTCACCCATGGAACTAACGGATCCTCCATCCTC GCCCAAAAATAAGTACAAGGATCCAGATGATGGCCGCCAGCGGTTCTTGCTTGAGCTCGAATTTGTTCAGTGCCTTGCTAATCCGACTTATATCCatt ATTTGGCTCAAAACCGGTATTTTGAAGATGAAGCATTTATTGGATATCTGAAATATCTTCAATATTGGCAAAGGCCTGAGTACATAAAGTTTATTAT GTATCCTCATTGTCTCTTCTTTCTTGAGCTTCTCCAAAATCCAAATTTCCGGAATGCAATGGCACATCCTGCAAACAAG GAATTGGCGCATAGGCAGCAATTTTACTTTTGGAAGAATTATAGAAACAACCGATTGAAGCACATACTACCAAAGCCACTTCCTGAACCTGCAAATGCACCCTCAGCTTCTGTGGCTCCTCCAGCTTTGCCACCTACGACTATTACAGCTGCTGCCACCACTGCTCCTCCTGTGCCTTCTCCAGCTGCAGCTCAAGCTCCCTCCCCAATGCCGTATGGCATTGGCCCTGGATCTACTTTCGTAAAGAATGACCCAAGAAATAGCGGGATTGatagaagaaagagaaa CAGGAAAGACGGGTGA
- the LOC105166946 gene encoding mediator of RNA polymerase II transcription subunit 31 isoform X2 — protein MASDQDSPMELTDPPSSPKNKYKDPDDGRQRFLLELEFVQCLANPTYIHYLAQNRYFEDEAFIGYLKYLQYWQRPEYIKFIMYPHCLFFLELLQNPNFRNAMAHPANKELAHRQQFYFWKNYRNNRLKHILPKPLPEPANAPSASVAPPALPPTTITAAATTAPPVPSPAAAQAPSPMPYGIGPGSTFVKNDPRNSGIDRRKRKKDG, from the exons ATGGCTTCCGATCAAGATTCACCCATGGAACTAACGGATCCTCCATCCTC GCCCAAAAATAAGTACAAGGATCCAGATGATGGCCGCCAGCGGTTCTTGCTTGAGCTCGAATTTGTTCAGTGCCTTGCTAATCCGACTTATATCCatt ATTTGGCTCAAAACCGGTATTTTGAAGATGAAGCATTTATTGGATATCTGAAATATCTTCAATATTGGCAAAGGCCTGAGTACATAAAGTTTATTAT GTATCCTCATTGTCTCTTCTTTCTTGAGCTTCTCCAAAATCCAAATTTCCGGAATGCAATGGCACATCCTGCAAACAAG GAATTGGCGCATAGGCAGCAATTTTACTTTTGGAAGAATTATAGAAACAACCGATTGAAGCACATACTACCAAAGCCACTTCCTGAACCTGCAAATGCACCCTCAGCTTCTGTGGCTCCTCCAGCTTTGCCACCTACGACTATTACAGCTGCTGCCACCACTGCTCCTCCTGTGCCTTCTCCAGCTGCAGCTCAAGCTCCCTCCCCAATGCCGTATGGCATTGGCCCTGGATCTACTTTCGTAAAGAATGACCCAAGAAATAGCGGGATTGatagaagaaagagaaa GAAAGACGGGTGA
- the LOC105166947 gene encoding polyadenylate-binding protein 1, whose protein sequence is MDYQGQQEQEDDVYGGDLPEEAYMESDFDSSADADAAAAAAAADDKAKELENMKKRLQEIEEQAGALREMQAKVEKEIGGAAPEDSTGASAAQAEKEEVDSRSIYVGNVDYACTPEEVQQHFQSCGTVNRVTILTDKYGQPKGFAYVEFVEVEAVQNALLLNESELHGRQLKVSAKRTNIPGMKQYRGRRPNPYFGSGRPFMPGPPFYSPYSYGRVPRFRRPMRYRPY, encoded by the exons ATGGACTACCAAGGGCAGCAGGAACAGGAGGACGACGTTTACGGTGGTGACTTGCCTGAGGAAGCCTACATGGAGTCGGATTTTGACTCATCTGCTGATGCTgacgccgccgccgccgccgccgctgCTGACGACAAAGCTAAG GAGCTGGAGAATATGAAGAAGAGGTTGCAGGAGATTGAGGAACAAGCTGGGGCGCTTCGGGAAATGCAGGCGAAGGTCGAGAAAGAGATTGGCGGCGCGGCTCCAG AAGATTCAACTGGTGCTTCTGCTGCCCAGGCTGAAAAGGAGGAGGTTGATTCGCGTTCCATATATGTTGGTAAT GTGGACTATGCATGCACACCTGAGGAGGTGCAACAGCATTTTCAATCTTGTGGGACTGTGAACAGGGTCACTATCTTGACAGATAAGTATGGGCAGCCCAAAGGTTTTGCTTATGTAGAGTTTGTCGAAGTTGAGGCTGTTCAAAATGCTTTACTGCTGAACGAGTCAGAGTTGCATGGCCGCCAGCTAAAG GTGTCTGCTAAGCGAACTAATATTCCTGGAATGAAGCAATATCGAGGGAGACGTCCAAATCCATACTTTGGGTCGGGAAGGCCTTTTATGCCTGGGCCTCCATTCTACTCTCCTTACAGTTACGG GAGGGTTCCAAGGTTTAGGCGTCCAATGCGCTACAGGCCGTATTGA
- the LOC105166948 gene encoding microfibrillar-associated protein 1 (The sequence of the model RefSeq protein was modified relative to this genomic sequence to represent the inferred CDS: added 47 bases not found in genome assembly), with the protein MSVTAGVSDTVIAIRDKLRGKIGQTKVKRYWPGKAPEWADDNDEDGDIRMARTAALEKAFPRHEGPDVMRKDDPRLRRLAESRIDNRDEVREDHRRIRQAEIVSTEEEESRRQEGLDLEEEDEDALEERRRRIREKLLLRQQEEAALLPEEEEEEVEEEEEEESEYETDSEEEMTGIAMVKPVFVPKSERDTIAERERLEAEERALEEAVKRRMEERKKETKEIVVEKIKEDQEIQKNMELEANIADVDTDDDVNEAEEYEAWKSREIARIKRDREDRDAMLKEKEEIEKVRNMTEEERREWERKNPKPTAPAKQKWRFMQKYYHKGAFFQTNPDDHAGTAGAENIYTRDFSAPTGEDKMDKTILPKVMQVKHFGRSGRTKWTHLVNEDTTDWNNPWTYNDPLRAKYNQKMAGMNAPIEKPKGSKKLKDWEQR; encoded by the exons ATGTCTGTGACAGCAGGGGTTAGCGACACGGTCATTGCAATTAGGGACAAACTTAGGGGTAAAATCGGGCAAACGAAGGTCAAGAGGTACTGGCCTGGGAAAGCACCGGAGTGGGCAGATGACAACGATGAAGATGGGGACATTAGGATGGCGAGGACAGCTGCCCTCGAGAAAGCGTTTCCGAGGCATGAGGGTCCTGATGTTATGCGAAAGGATGATCCTAGGTTACGCAGGTTGGCTGAGAGTAGGATTGATAATCGTGATGAAGTGAGGGAAGACCATAGGCGAATTAGGCAGGCGGAGATTGTTTCGacggaggaggaggaaagCAGGAGGCAAGAAGGTCTGGATTTGGAGGAGGAGGATGAGGATGCATTGGaggagaggaggaggaggattAGGGAAAAGCTGTTGCTAAGGCAACAAGAGGAAGCAGCCCTTTTGccggaggaggaagaggaagaagttgaggaagaggaggaggaggagtctGAGTATGAGACTGATTCAGAAGAGGAAATGACGGGTATTGCTATGGTGAAGCCCGTTTTTGTTCCGAAATCAGAGAGGGATACAATTGCGGAACGTGAGAGACTTGAGGCTGAAGAGAGAGCGCTTGAGGAAGCGGTGAAGAGGAGgatggaggagaggaagaaggaaacaAAGGAGATAGTGGTCGAGAAAATTAAGGAGGATCAGGAGATTCAGAAGAACATGGAGTTGGAGGCAAATATTGCTGATGTGGATACAGATGATGATGTGAATGAGGCAGAGGAATATGAGGCTTGGAAGTCGAGAGAGATTGCTAGGATCAAGAGAGATAGAGAGGACAGAGACGCAATGTTGAAGGAGAAGGAGGAGATCGAGAAG TCCTAAGCCTACTGCACCAGCAAAGCAAAAGTGGAGGTTCATGCAGAAATACTACCACAAGGGTGCATTCTTCCAAACAAATCCTGATGATCATGCTGGAACCGCAGGGGCAGAAAATATCTACACTCGGGACTTCTCTGCACCAACTGGAGAGGATAAGATGGATAAGACCATATTGCCTAAAGTCATGCAGGTTAAGCACTTCGGTCGCAGTGGAAGGACGAAATGGACTCATCTTGTTAATGAGGACACAACTGATTGGAATAATCC GTGGACCTACAATGATCCTCTTCGAGCCAAGTACAATCAGAAAATGGCCGGAATGAATGCGCCAATAGAGAAACCTAAAGGTAGCAAGAAACTAAAGGATTGGGAGCAACGTTGA
- the LOC105167192 gene encoding uncharacterized protein LOC105167192 — protein sequence MDSYCLALRQQLKEKFRARLRKETGPGAAVAGGKDNAAPADNYGSFFGPSEIVFADRVIQETMSWLENPNFERGRKFKNVGRKKSAEASKIPEEVLQKMARRKKVQCLKDGRDYSFLSSDCEIPVPVKKPNKSGPPEKIQGVQAIKKNSQNRQGFSFLSSDCEIPIPPNINSRQPEKIQGVEAIKKPSETGRKNSRPEKDSQVPKYSKKPSEKKMKSLISKKPRETPCSKAEGRKRKLDKPQEEEENINAISIIREMFGYDPTKFCDDEEDVEMEATFDDIQKEERRSMRIGKKEDDEELRKTLQERKKKSKL from the coding sequence atggaTAGTTATTGCCTCGCTCTCAGGCAACAACTCAAAGAAAAGTTCAGGGCCCGACTGAGGAAAGAAACTGGGCCAGGCGCCGCCGTCGCTGGTGGCAAAGACAACGCAGCGCCCGCTGATAACTACGGAAGCTTTTTTGGGCCTTCGGAGATCGTCTTCGCTGACAGAGTGATTCAAGAAACCATGTCCTGGTTGGAGAacccaaattttgaacgtgGTCGGAAATTCAAGAACGTTGGTCGTAAGAAGTCTGCTGAAGCATCGAAGATTCCGGAAGAAGTATTACAGAAGATGGCTAGAAGGAAAAAAGTTCAGTGCCTGAAAGACGGTCGGGATTATTCGTTTTTGTCGTCTGATTGCGAGATTCCAGTGCCCGTAAAGAAACCAAACAAATCCGGACCGCCTGAGAAAATCCAGGGAGTTCAGGCGATAAAGAAGAATTCTCAAAACAGACAGGGTTTTTCGTTCTTGTCGTCTGATTGTGAAATTCCAATACCTCCCAACATTAATTCCAGGCAGCCGGAGAAAATCCAAGGAGTTGAGGCGATCAAGAAGCCTTCTGAAACGGGTAGGAAGAATTCCAGGCCAGAGAAAGATTCACAGGTTCCCAAGTATTCAAAGAAACCCTcagaaaagaagatgaaatcGCTGATCAGCAAGAAACCACGGGAAACCCCATGTTCCAAAGCTGAGGGGCGGAAGAGAAAACTGGATAAGCCacaggaagaggaagaaaacatTAACGCTATTAGCATTATCAGAGAGATGTTTGGATATGATCCCACAAAGTTTTGTGATGATGAAGAGGATGTGGAGATGGAGGCTACTTTTGATGATATTCAGAAGGAAGAAAGGCGCAGCATGAGGATCGGAAAGAAAGAGGACGATGAAGAACTCAGGAAGACTCTGCaggaaaggaagaagaagTCCAAGCTCTGA
- the LOC105166950 gene encoding ATP synthase subunit delta', mitochondrial-like codes for MSLWAYLSIPNEAHSSYQIGPHCSSLSFHFLPRNSTLRDTRFQNLEMLRQAQRFLLTRASASATRSTRPFSTDLPAETAGDSKFIDAWKKLIPNMDPPKTPSAYMAPRPPTPSTIPSKLTVNLVLPYDSVLSAKEVDMVIVPATTGQMGVLPGHVATIAELKPGILSVHEGNDVTKYFLSGGFAFVHANSVADIIAIEATPVDHIDLNLVQKGLAEFQQKLSSASTDVEKAEAQIGVDVHSALNAALTG; via the exons ATGAGCTTATGGGCCTATCTCTCAATACCTAATGAGGCCCATTCAAGTTATCAAATTGGTCCTCACTGTAGTTCTCTCAGCTTCCATTTCCTCCCTAGAAACTCCACACTCAGAGACACTCGCTTCCAAAATCTTGAAATGTTGAGACAAGCGCAACGATTCCTCCTGACCCGAGCGTCGGCCTCCGCGACGAGGTCGACCCGTCCTTTCTCCACAGATCTCCCGGCGGAGACGGCCGGCGACTCGAAGTTCATTGACGCTTGGAAGAAATTGATCCCGAATATGGACCCACCGAAAACCCCTTCAGCATACATGGCGCCACGGCCCCCAACCCCTTCCACAATTCCCTCGAAGCTTACAGTCAATTTAGTTCTTCCTTATGACTCTGTCTTATCAGCCAAAGAG GTCGATATGGTCATAGTCCCAGCAACTACTGGACAGATGGGTGTTCTTCCCGGTCATGTAGCGACAATTGCAGAGCTGAAGCCTGGTATTTTGTCTGTTCATGAAGGCAACGATGTaaccaaatattttctgaGTGGAGGATTCGCTTTTGTCCATGCAAACTCTGTTGCGGATATAATAGCCATTGAGGCAACGCCCGTGGACCACATTGACCTGAACTTGGTTCAGAAAGGTCTTGCAGAGTTCCAACAAAAGCTAAGCTCAGCATCAACCGATGTAGAGAAAGCTGAAGCGCAGATTGGCGTAGACGTACACAGTGCTCTCAATGCTGCTCTTACTGGTTAA
- the LOC110012318 gene encoding uncharacterized protein LOC110012318 isoform X1, whose product MAGELVREWTAIQQFPAATQEKLVDLLGKLKNQDVNTLTILVMGKGGVGKSSTVNSIIGERVVTVSAFQAETPRPVMVSRSRSGFTLNIIDTPGLVEGGYVSDQVLDTIKSFLGRFLLNKTIDVLLYVDRLDTYRVDNLDKQIVKAITDSFGKEIWHKAMVVLTHAQLSPPDALSYEEFFSKRSESLLKCVRQGARISKKDAKNFGIPVALVENSGRCNKNEHDEKILPTGTPWIPNLVHIITDVSLNGKSGILVDQKLIEGPNANDRGKVFIPLILALQYFFVIKPIQKWIKDDVARESRPAWD is encoded by the exons ATGGCGGGGGAGCTGGTCAGAGAATGGACTGCAATTCAGCAGTTTCCTGCAGCCACTCAGGAGAAATTGGTTGACTTGTTGGGAAAATTAAAGAACCAG GATGTCAACACATTAACAATCCTTGTGATGGGGAAAGGTGGTGTTGGAAAATCTTCCACTGTTAATTCTATCATAGGAGAACGAGTGGTCACTGTCAGTGCTTTCCAG GCTGAAACTCCGAGACCGGTGATGGTTTCACGATCACGATCAGGTTTTACACTGAACATCATTGACACTCCAGGGCTCGTTGAAGGAGGATATGTCAGTGACCAGGTGCTGGACACCATAAAAAG CTTTCTTGGCAGGTTCCTTTTGAACAAGACCATAGACGTTCTGCTTTATGTGGATCGTTTGGATACATATAGAGTTGATAATTTGGACAAACAGATTGTGAAAGCAATTACTGATAGCTTTGGCAAAGAAATATGGCACAAAGCCATGGTTGTACTCACACATGCTCAGCTCTCACCCCCGGATGCATTGAGTTATGAGGAGTTCTTTTCCAAAAGATCGGAGTCTCTTTTGAAATGTGTACGACAGGGAGCTAGGATAAGCAAAAAGGATGCTAAG AATTTTGGTATTCCTGTTGCTTTGGTTGAGAACAGCGGGAGGTGTAACAAGAATGAACATGATGAGAAg ATCCTTCCAACTGGGACTCCATGGATTCCGAACTTGGTTCATATCATCACTGATGTTTCCTTAAATGGAAAATCTGGTATTCTCGTTGACCAGAAATTGATTGAAGGTCCGAATGCGAACGACAGAGGCAAAGTATTTATCCCCTTGATCTTAGCCCTCCAG TACTTCTTTGTCATCAAACCAATACAAAAGTGGATCAAGGATGATGTTGCTAGAGAGTCTAGGCCTGCATGGGATTAA
- the LOC110012318 gene encoding uncharacterized protein LOC110012318 isoform X2 → MAGELVREWTAIQQFPAATQEKLVDLLGKLKNQDVNTLTILVMGKGGVGKSSTVNSIIGERVVTVSAFQAETPRPVMVSRSRSGFTLNIIDTPGLVEGGYVSDQVLDTIKRFLLNKTIDVLLYVDRLDTYRVDNLDKQIVKAITDSFGKEIWHKAMVVLTHAQLSPPDALSYEEFFSKRSESLLKCVRQGARISKKDAKNFGIPVALVENSGRCNKNEHDEKILPTGTPWIPNLVHIITDVSLNGKSGILVDQKLIEGPNANDRGKVFIPLILALQYFFVIKPIQKWIKDDVARESRPAWD, encoded by the exons ATGGCGGGGGAGCTGGTCAGAGAATGGACTGCAATTCAGCAGTTTCCTGCAGCCACTCAGGAGAAATTGGTTGACTTGTTGGGAAAATTAAAGAACCAG GATGTCAACACATTAACAATCCTTGTGATGGGGAAAGGTGGTGTTGGAAAATCTTCCACTGTTAATTCTATCATAGGAGAACGAGTGGTCACTGTCAGTGCTTTCCAG GCTGAAACTCCGAGACCGGTGATGGTTTCACGATCACGATCAGGTTTTACACTGAACATCATTGACACTCCAGGGCTCGTTGAAGGAGGATATGTCAGTGACCAGGTGCTGGACACCATAAAAAG GTTCCTTTTGAACAAGACCATAGACGTTCTGCTTTATGTGGATCGTTTGGATACATATAGAGTTGATAATTTGGACAAACAGATTGTGAAAGCAATTACTGATAGCTTTGGCAAAGAAATATGGCACAAAGCCATGGTTGTACTCACACATGCTCAGCTCTCACCCCCGGATGCATTGAGTTATGAGGAGTTCTTTTCCAAAAGATCGGAGTCTCTTTTGAAATGTGTACGACAGGGAGCTAGGATAAGCAAAAAGGATGCTAAG AATTTTGGTATTCCTGTTGCTTTGGTTGAGAACAGCGGGAGGTGTAACAAGAATGAACATGATGAGAAg ATCCTTCCAACTGGGACTCCATGGATTCCGAACTTGGTTCATATCATCACTGATGTTTCCTTAAATGGAAAATCTGGTATTCTCGTTGACCAGAAATTGATTGAAGGTCCGAATGCGAACGACAGAGGCAAAGTATTTATCCCCTTGATCTTAGCCCTCCAG TACTTCTTTGTCATCAAACCAATACAAAAGTGGATCAAGGATGATGTTGCTAGAGAGTCTAGGCCTGCATGGGATTAA